The following proteins are encoded in a genomic region of Haloarcula marina:
- a CDS encoding tubulin/FtsZ family protein: MKVVLIGVGQAGGKVTQSLAEFDYDMGFDAVKGALAVNTARPDLQNLDIDTVLIGQDRVKGHGVGGDNELGAQVMQENATEVLDNLDGRITTEAEAVMVVAGLGGGTGSGGAPMLARELKRIYDIPVYVLGILPGKDEGGLYQANAGRSLKTATREADSLLLVDNDAWRGSGDSVSDGYDRINDAISQRIGLLLASGEAVEGVGESVVDSSEIINTLRGGGISSIGYASAEASEDANENVNTITSVTRNALLTSMSLPNATTAESALLVIAGDPERLSRKGVERARRWVEDETGSMEVRGGDFPLGSEKIASLVLLSGVERSGRVNEFMEQAKKAAKSQGNSVDVDEFTNSELDNLL, from the coding sequence ATGAAAGTCGTCCTGATTGGGGTTGGTCAAGCCGGGGGGAAAGTCACGCAGTCCCTCGCCGAGTTCGACTACGACATGGGGTTCGACGCGGTCAAAGGCGCGTTAGCGGTCAATACGGCCAGGCCGGACCTCCAGAACCTCGACATCGACACGGTTCTCATCGGTCAAGACAGGGTGAAAGGCCACGGCGTCGGCGGTGACAACGAACTGGGCGCACAGGTGATGCAGGAGAACGCCACCGAGGTACTCGACAACTTAGACGGCCGTATCACGACCGAAGCGGAGGCCGTGATGGTCGTCGCGGGCCTCGGCGGCGGCACCGGGTCCGGCGGCGCGCCGATGCTCGCCCGCGAACTCAAACGCATCTACGACATCCCCGTCTACGTCCTCGGCATCCTCCCCGGAAAAGACGAGGGCGGCCTGTACCAGGCCAACGCGGGTCGCTCGCTCAAGACCGCCACTCGCGAAGCCGACTCCCTCCTCCTCGTCGACAACGACGCGTGGCGTGGCTCCGGCGACAGCGTCTCCGACGGCTACGACCGCATCAACGACGCTATCTCGCAGCGCATCGGCCTCTTGCTCGCCTCCGGCGAGGCCGTCGAAGGCGTCGGCGAGAGCGTCGTCGACTCCTCGGAAATCATCAACACGCTCCGCGGCGGCGGCATCTCCTCCATCGGCTACGCGAGCGCGGAGGCCAGCGAGGACGCCAACGAGAACGTCAACACCATCACGAGCGTCACCCGCAACGCCCTCCTCACCAGTATGAGCCTTCCCAACGCCACCACGGCGGAGTCTGCGCTCCTGGTCATCGCTGGCGACCCGGAACGCCTCTCCCGGAAGGGCGTCGAACGCGCCCGCCGCTGGGTCGAAGACGAGACGGGCAGTATGGAAGTCCGCGGCGGCGACTTCCCCCTCGGGTCCGAGAAAATCGCCTCACTGGTCCTTCTGTCGGGCGTCGAGCGCTCGGGCCGCGTCAACGAGTTCATGGAGCAAGCGAAGAAGGCGGCCAAATCGCAGGGCAACAGCGTCGACGTGGACGAGTTCACCAACAGCGAGTTGGACAACCTCTTATAA
- a CDS encoding MarR family transcriptional regulator, protein MSASDIQQVDDGDPVGWEAVRDLPPSAKLVAKVLEYNETLTQSQLADETLLPPRTVRYALNRLEEVGVVDSRFSFADARKRIYTLSIE, encoded by the coding sequence ATGAGCGCATCCGATATTCAACAGGTCGACGACGGCGACCCAGTCGGTTGGGAGGCCGTCCGCGACTTGCCGCCGAGCGCGAAACTCGTCGCTAAGGTCTTAGAGTACAACGAGACGCTGACACAGAGCCAACTCGCTGACGAGACGCTGTTACCGCCCCGAACCGTCCGCTACGCGCTGAACCGACTCGAAGAGGTCGGCGTCGTCGACTCTCGGTTCTCCTTTGCCGACGCGCGAAAGCGAATCTACACCCTCAGCATCGAGTAA
- a CDS encoding type II toxin-antitoxin system RatA family toxin: MDEIEVTTVVYVPPEEMYEFLLDFPGYARYSEYIDRVERDGDGTPGTCYDLVFSWWKLTYTARSEVTGVDEPERIDWRIVKDIDAEGYWEVDSVPEEAPDGVDAASRVVLHIEFDPDSASAGAVDLPRLVSLDWVIEKVKPLIQKEAKRIVQRVVRDIEGRQRDVDLVIRTGPDSV, translated from the coding sequence GTGGACGAAATCGAGGTCACGACCGTCGTCTACGTGCCCCCCGAGGAGATGTACGAGTTCCTGCTGGACTTCCCGGGGTACGCGCGATACTCGGAGTACATCGACCGGGTAGAGCGAGACGGCGATGGAACGCCGGGAACCTGTTACGACCTCGTGTTCTCGTGGTGGAAACTCACCTACACCGCTCGGTCGGAGGTCACGGGCGTCGACGAACCCGAGCGCATCGACTGGCGAATCGTGAAAGACATCGACGCCGAGGGGTACTGGGAAGTGGATTCAGTACCCGAAGAGGCACCCGACGGCGTCGACGCGGCCTCGCGGGTCGTCCTCCACATCGAGTTCGACCCCGACTCGGCGTCGGCCGGGGCCGTCGACCTGCCGCGTCTCGTCTCGCTGGACTGGGTCATCGAGAAGGTGAAACCGCTGATTCAGAAGGAGGCGAAACGCATCGTCCAGCGCGTCGTCAGGGACATCGAAGGCCGTCAGCGCGACGTGGACTTGGTTATTCGAACGGGGCCGGACTCGGTCTGA
- a CDS encoding halocyanin domain-containing protein has translation MTDGSADVSRRAFMRTAAGATAASAAAGTAAAQEDGGNESSGDGGGSAGPPDYGSWFSNVGNFDGTTVDARGQDTVTVTVGAEGNGGAFAFDPPAVHVDNGATVQFEWTGNGGGHNVVSSGDGPLDSGSATASAGVNYEHTFEEDGIFNYVCVPHEGLGMKGAVVVGTDYPTASSGGGGGGGGGSPEVPNSAKTLGVATSFVMIATLGLAYFFMRYGGNYETPDTE, from the coding sequence ATGACAGACGGTAGTGCGGACGTGTCTCGTCGAGCGTTCATGCGGACTGCCGCGGGGGCTACCGCCGCCTCGGCTGCCGCGGGGACGGCGGCTGCACAGGAAGACGGCGGTAACGAGTCCAGCGGCGATGGCGGCGGCAGCGCCGGTCCGCCGGACTACGGCAGTTGGTTCAGCAACGTCGGCAACTTCGACGGGACGACCGTCGACGCCCGCGGACAGGACACGGTCACGGTCACCGTCGGTGCCGAGGGCAACGGCGGCGCGTTCGCCTTCGACCCGCCCGCGGTCCACGTCGACAACGGCGCGACCGTCCAGTTCGAGTGGACCGGCAACGGCGGCGGCCACAACGTCGTCTCGTCCGGCGACGGTCCGCTCGATTCGGGCAGCGCGACGGCCTCTGCGGGCGTCAACTACGAACACACATTCGAGGAAGACGGCATCTTCAACTACGTCTGCGTCCCTCACGAGGGCCTCGGTATGAAAGGGGCCGTCGTCGTCGGGACCGACTACCCCACCGCCAGCAGCGGCGGGGGCGGTGGCGGTGGCGGCGGGTCCCCTGAAGTGCCCAACAGCGCGAAGACGCTCGGCGTCGCCACCTCCTTCGTGATGATTGCGACGCTCGGCCTCGCGTACTTCTTCATGCGCTACGGCGGGAACTACGAAACGCCGGACACGGAGTGA
- a CDS encoding aldo/keto reductase, which produces MPMLGLGTWQNDDAETCATSVGTALEAGYRHVDTAQAYGNEAAVGDGIAAADVDREDIFLATKVWNSNLAGEDVLSSTEDSLDALGVDAVDLLYVHWPAGAYDPEDTLAAFDELYSEGLIHNVGVSNFEPHHVEKAMDVLDAPLFANQVEMHPFLQQEELRAHAAEHGYELVAYSPLARGEVFESDVLTDIADAHDASAAQVSLAWLREKGVTAIPKATGEAHIADNWASVGLDLSDEEVARIDDIERTDRRVDPDFGPDAWD; this is translated from the coding sequence ATGCCGATGCTCGGCCTCGGCACGTGGCAGAACGACGACGCCGAAACGTGTGCAACCAGCGTCGGGACGGCTCTAGAGGCGGGATATCGACACGTCGACACCGCACAGGCCTACGGCAACGAGGCCGCCGTCGGCGACGGTATCGCCGCCGCAGACGTGGACCGCGAGGACATCTTCCTGGCGACGAAGGTCTGGAACTCGAATCTCGCCGGTGAAGACGTTCTCTCTTCGACGGAGGACAGCCTCGACGCCCTCGGCGTCGACGCCGTCGACCTCCTGTACGTCCACTGGCCCGCCGGTGCGTACGACCCCGAAGACACGCTCGCGGCTTTCGACGAACTGTACAGCGAGGGGCTGATTCACAACGTCGGCGTCTCGAACTTCGAACCCCATCACGTCGAGAAAGCGATGGACGTTCTCGACGCGCCGCTGTTCGCCAATCAGGTCGAGATGCACCCGTTCCTCCAGCAGGAGGAACTCCGCGCCCACGCCGCCGAACACGGCTACGAACTCGTCGCCTACTCGCCGCTGGCCCGCGGCGAGGTGTTCGAGAGCGACGTGTTGACCGACATCGCCGACGCCCACGACGCCAGTGCCGCACAGGTCAGCCTCGCGTGGCTTCGTGAGAAGGGCGTCACCGCCATCCCGAAAGCCACCGGCGAGGCCCACATCGCCGACAACTGGGCGAGCGTCGGCCTCGACCTCTCCGACGAGGAAGTCGCCCGCATCGACGACATCGAGCGGACCGACCGCCGCGTCGACCCGGACTTCGGCCCGGACGCCTGGGACTGA
- a CDS encoding DUF7333 family protein — protein MEFDFARSVGPLVVIVAVAAVVLTTVMTPSTVFMMVLPSMIVFSVVAFFFGMKHGEFRAGA, from the coding sequence ATGGAATTCGACTTCGCGCGCTCCGTGGGACCCCTCGTCGTGATTGTCGCCGTCGCGGCAGTCGTGCTCACGACCGTGATGACTCCCTCGACAGTGTTCATGATGGTCCTCCCCTCGATGATCGTCTTCTCGGTCGTCGCGTTCTTCTTCGGGATGAAGCACGGCGAGTTCCGCGCCGGTGCGTAA
- a CDS encoding MazG-like family protein → MDRQDRVETFLTDHDLTTPPAYRLLDLASELGEVAKELNESTEYGSDPAAADVATDELGDTLFALLALCAELDVDADDALETALEKYESRLDGAETPGSGE, encoded by the coding sequence ATGGACCGACAGGACCGCGTCGAGACGTTTCTGACCGACCACGACCTCACGACGCCGCCCGCGTACCGCCTGCTGGACCTCGCCTCGGAACTCGGCGAAGTCGCCAAGGAGCTAAACGAGTCCACCGAATACGGGTCGGACCCCGCCGCCGCCGACGTGGCGACGGACGAACTCGGCGACACGCTGTTCGCGCTGTTGGCGCTCTGTGCGGAACTGGACGTGGACGCCGACGACGCACTGGAGACGGCGCTCGAAAAGTACGAATCTCGACTCGACGGGGCGGAAACGCCGGGGAGCGGCGAGTAG
- the dnaJ gene encoding molecular chaperone DnaJ has protein sequence MSQDFYEVLGVSRDASEDEIQEAYREKARQFHPDVSDDPNAEEKFKKAKKAKEVLTDEEKRQMYDQMGHDRFEQAEKRGGAGGGRGGMGGDPFGGAGGGFDMQDIFDQFFGGGGRRGGGNRPRQGQDLQTRLDIDLADAYHGVTKQLTITRPESCEDCDGKGHPPDADSQTCPECNGQGQTTRVQQTPMGRVQQTATCRRCEGEGTLYDETCSTCGGNGTVQNEATLEVEVPAGIEDGQTLRMEREGAPGERGGPNGDLLIQVSVRDHPDFERDGDDLKHQHPISFPQAVFGDTVTVPTVDGEVDMDVPSGTQSGEVFRLEDKGMPRLRRRGNGDLYVQVQVVTPDSLNDEQKAALEQFAEAGGEEVDIEEGFFEKLKNSL, from the coding sequence ATGAGCCAGGATTTCTACGAGGTACTGGGCGTCTCGCGGGACGCCTCTGAAGACGAGATACAGGAGGCCTACCGCGAGAAGGCCCGCCAGTTCCACCCGGACGTGAGCGACGACCCGAACGCCGAAGAGAAGTTCAAGAAGGCGAAGAAGGCCAAGGAGGTGCTCACGGACGAGGAAAAGCGCCAGATGTACGACCAGATGGGGCACGACCGCTTCGAACAGGCCGAGAAGCGCGGCGGCGCGGGCGGCGGCCGCGGCGGCATGGGCGGCGACCCCTTCGGCGGCGCGGGCGGCGGGTTCGACATGCAGGACATCTTCGACCAGTTCTTCGGCGGTGGCGGCCGACGCGGCGGCGGCAACCGCCCGCGGCAGGGCCAAGACCTGCAGACACGACTGGACATCGACTTGGCGGACGCCTACCACGGCGTCACGAAGCAGTTGACCATCACGCGCCCCGAATCCTGCGAGGACTGTGACGGGAAGGGCCACCCGCCGGACGCCGACTCACAGACCTGTCCCGAGTGTAACGGGCAGGGACAGACGACCCGCGTCCAGCAGACGCCGATGGGCCGCGTCCAGCAGACGGCGACTTGCCGCCGCTGTGAGGGCGAGGGGACGCTGTACGACGAGACGTGTTCGACCTGCGGCGGCAACGGGACCGTCCAGAACGAGGCGACGCTGGAAGTCGAGGTCCCGGCCGGTATCGAGGACGGCCAGACCCTCCGGATGGAGCGGGAAGGCGCGCCCGGCGAGCGCGGCGGCCCCAACGGCGACCTGCTCATCCAGGTGTCGGTCCGCGACCACCCGGACTTCGAGCGAGACGGCGACGACCTGAAGCACCAGCACCCCATCTCGTTCCCGCAGGCCGTCTTCGGCGACACGGTGACGGTTCCGACCGTCGACGGCGAAGTGGATATGGACGTGCCCTCGGGCACGCAGAGCGGCGAGGTGTTCCGCCTCGAAGACAAGGGGATGCCCCGCCTGCGACGGCGCGGGAATGGTGACCTCTACGTGCAGGTGCAGGTCGTCACGCCGGACAGCCTCAACGACGAACAGAAGGCCGCGCTCGAACAGTTCGCCGAGGCGGGCGGGGAAGAAGTCGACATCGAGGAAGGCTTCTTCGAGAAACTGAAGAACTCCCTGTAG
- a CDS encoding Rieske (2Fe-2S) protein, producing MATADASHELFPLADLTENSPQVVQVDGHSIAVFHHEDRVYAVDNRCPHMGFPLSKGTVDDGLLTCHWHHARFELACGDTLDPWADDVQTFPVEVRDGVVYVDPDPDPDVPPETHWRNRLADAMQENISLVAAKAVINLDALGDGFSTPLRTAVDFGTKYRASGWGSGLTTLGAMANLYGDVAHDEKLRAMYVGVTEVAADCAGEPPRFDQYELRNDDLSKARLKSWFRETCEVRDGDGAERCLRTAAAVLPPEDVVEILLAAATDHLYMNASHTLDFVNKAVETLDHVGWEAAPDVLASTVDQFTDAARSEESSQWRQPIDVAALCFDAHDALPDLVAAGEGQEWTRPDDFVETLLADDPHAVVDALRDAIRQGATAEQLTRAVALAATRRVAQFATSNEFGDWNTVHHTLSYANAAHAMAARTDAIEAYKPCFDGAISVYLDRFLNTPAAPRPEPTPSDRDPATIRADLLATFDEQGRVNEAGRLVSEHFDAEGDVDALKQALGEGLLREDAGFHELQHLEAAFRQARFAEDDAERRLPLIAAARYLSAHFPTRREREQTFSIAHRLFRGEAIHGED from the coding sequence ATGGCGACAGCAGACGCCTCCCACGAACTGTTCCCCCTCGCCGACCTCACCGAAAACTCTCCGCAAGTGGTGCAGGTCGACGGCCACTCTATCGCCGTCTTCCACCACGAGGACCGAGTGTACGCCGTCGACAACCGATGCCCGCACATGGGGTTTCCGCTCTCGAAAGGGACCGTCGACGACGGCCTCCTGACCTGTCACTGGCACCACGCCCGCTTCGAGTTGGCCTGCGGCGACACGCTGGACCCGTGGGCCGACGACGTGCAGACGTTCCCCGTCGAAGTCCGGGACGGCGTCGTTTACGTCGACCCGGACCCCGACCCCGACGTGCCACCGGAGACCCACTGGCGCAACCGACTCGCCGACGCGATGCAGGAGAACATCTCTCTCGTCGCGGCGAAGGCGGTCATCAACCTCGATGCACTCGGTGACGGCTTTTCGACGCCGCTCCGGACCGCCGTCGATTTCGGGACGAAGTACCGGGCGTCGGGGTGGGGCAGTGGGCTGACGACGCTCGGCGCGATGGCGAACCTCTACGGCGACGTGGCCCACGACGAGAAACTGCGAGCGATGTACGTCGGCGTCACCGAAGTCGCCGCCGACTGCGCGGGCGAACCGCCCCGCTTCGACCAGTACGAACTCCGCAACGACGACCTCTCGAAGGCCCGTCTGAAGTCGTGGTTCCGCGAGACCTGCGAGGTCCGCGACGGCGACGGCGCGGAGCGCTGCCTCCGCACCGCGGCCGCCGTCCTCCCGCCCGAGGACGTGGTCGAGATTCTGCTCGCGGCCGCGACGGACCACCTCTACATGAACGCCAGCCACACGCTGGACTTCGTGAACAAGGCCGTCGAGACGCTGGACCACGTCGGGTGGGAGGCCGCGCCGGACGTTCTCGCGTCGACCGTCGACCAGTTCACCGACGCCGCCCGGAGCGAGGAGTCGTCCCAGTGGCGGCAACCGATAGACGTGGCCGCGCTGTGTTTCGATGCCCACGACGCCCTCCCGGACCTCGTCGCCGCTGGCGAGGGCCAAGAATGGACCCGACCCGACGACTTCGTGGAGACGCTTCTCGCCGACGACCCCCACGCCGTCGTCGACGCCCTCCGCGACGCCATCAGACAGGGGGCGACGGCAGAACAGTTGACGCGGGCCGTCGCACTGGCGGCCACCCGCCGCGTCGCCCAGTTCGCCACCAGCAACGAGTTCGGCGACTGGAACACGGTCCACCACACCCTCAGCTACGCCAACGCCGCCCACGCGATGGCCGCCCGGACCGACGCTATCGAAGCCTACAAGCCGTGTTTCGACGGCGCGATATCGGTGTATCTGGACCGCTTCCTCAACACGCCCGCCGCGCCGCGTCCCGAACCCACCCCGTCGGACCGCGACCCGGCGACCATCCGCGCGGACCTGCTGGCGACGTTCGACGAACAGGGACGGGTGAACGAGGCCGGGCGACTCGTGAGCGAACACTTCGACGCGGAGGGTGACGTCGACGCCCTCAAACAGGCGCTCGGCGAGGGACTGCTTCGGGAAGACGCGGGCTTTCACGAACTCCAGCACCTCGAAGCGGCGTTCCGGCAGGCGCGATTCGCCGAGGACGACGCCGAACGCCGCCTGCCGCTGATTGCGGCCGCGCGCTATCTCTCGGCGCACTTCCCGACTCGCCGCGAGCGCGAACAGACGTTCTCTATCGCCCACCGACTGTTCCGCGGCGAAGCGATTCACGGCGAGGACTGA
- a CDS encoding DUF998 domain-containing protein, with protein sequence MDDARSGTEAGRFGLGARSLAGSSMVLAGTVAFMGITTAEVLYPNYSVRQDISDLGSTQPPNPVIHEPSATIFNSTMLLTGALVLVAAYFLHRSDGRREFTVSLAVFGAAVFGVGVFPGNVTPWHGLAALLTFASGGVTAVLSSRVVTRPFSLLCGALGAVSLLVLCSVFFYGLALRQPHPLAFLGSGGVERWVAYPLLLWVPAFGGYLLGEGPPTASAD encoded by the coding sequence ATGGACGACGCTCGGAGCGGAACCGAAGCGGGGCGGTTCGGACTCGGTGCACGGTCGCTCGCCGGGTCCAGTATGGTGCTAGCCGGGACTGTCGCGTTCATGGGTATCACGACCGCAGAAGTGCTCTATCCGAACTATTCGGTTCGACAGGACATCAGTGACCTCGGGTCGACCCAGCCACCGAATCCCGTCATCCACGAGCCTTCGGCGACGATATTCAACAGTACGATGTTACTGACCGGGGCGCTCGTTCTCGTCGCGGCGTACTTCCTCCATCGCTCTGACGGTCGCCGCGAGTTCACGGTTTCGCTCGCTGTGTTCGGAGCGGCCGTCTTCGGCGTCGGCGTCTTCCCCGGAAACGTCACCCCGTGGCACGGCCTCGCCGCACTGCTCACGTTCGCCAGCGGCGGCGTGACCGCGGTACTCTCGTCTCGGGTCGTCACTCGTCCGTTTTCTCTCCTGTGTGGCGCGTTGGGTGCCGTCTCGCTACTGGTTCTCTGCAGCGTCTTCTTCTACGGTCTCGCGTTGCGACAACCGCATCCGCTCGCGTTCCTCGGGTCCGGCGGCGTGGAGCGATGGGTCGCCTATCCTCTGCTGTTGTGGGTTCCGGCGTTCGGCGGCTATCTACTGGGCGAGGGACCTCCAACCGCGAGCGCTGATTGA
- the dnaK gene encoding molecular chaperone DnaK, translated as MASNKILGIDLGTTNSAFAVMEGGDPEIIVNAEGERTTPSVVAFDDGERLVGKPAKNQAVKNPDETVQSIKRHMGEDDYSVELDGEEYTPEQVSAMILQKIKRDAEEYLGDEIEKAVITVPAYFNDRQRQATKDAGEIAGFEVERIVNEPTAAAMAYGLDDESDQTVLVYDLGGGTFDVSILDLGGGVYEVVATNGDNDLGGDDWDHAIIDYLADEFESEHGIDLRDDRQALQRLTEAAEEAKVELSSRKETRINLPFIATTDDGPLDLEQKLTRATFESLTEDLIDRTVGPTEQALADAGYDEGDIDEVILVGGSTRMPQVQEKVEEMTGQAPKKNVNPDEAVALGAAIQGGVLSGDVDDIVLLDVTPLSLGVEVKGGLFERLIEKNTTIPTEESKIFTTAQDNQTQVQIRVFQGEREIAEENELLGAFALSGIPPAPAGTPQIEVSFNIDENGIVNVEAEDKGSGNKEDITIEGGAGLSDEQIEEMQNEAEQHAEEDEERRKRIEARNEAEAAVRRAETLIEENEENVDEDVIEDIEAKIEDVEEVLDDEDADTEDYEEVTETLSESLQEIGKQMYQEQAQQAAGGAGGAGAGAAGAGPGGMGGAGPGGAAGGAAGQGEEYVDADFEDVQEDDDDE; from the coding sequence ATGGCGAGCAACAAGATTCTGGGTATCGACCTCGGGACCACGAACTCCGCGTTCGCGGTCATGGAAGGTGGCGACCCCGAAATCATCGTCAACGCCGAAGGCGAGCGGACGACCCCCTCTGTCGTCGCGTTCGACGACGGGGAGCGCCTCGTCGGCAAGCCAGCGAAGAACCAAGCGGTCAAGAACCCCGACGAGACCGTCCAGTCCATCAAGCGACACATGGGCGAGGACGACTACTCGGTGGAACTCGACGGGGAGGAGTACACGCCCGAGCAAGTCTCGGCGATGATTCTCCAGAAGATAAAGCGCGACGCCGAGGAGTACCTCGGCGACGAGATAGAGAAGGCCGTCATCACCGTCCCGGCGTACTTCAACGACCGCCAGCGGCAGGCGACGAAGGACGCTGGGGAAATCGCCGGGTTCGAGGTCGAGCGCATCGTCAACGAACCGACGGCGGCCGCGATGGCCTACGGTCTGGACGACGAGTCCGACCAGACCGTCCTCGTCTACGACCTCGGGGGCGGCACGTTCGACGTCTCCATCCTCGACCTCGGGGGCGGCGTCTACGAAGTCGTCGCGACCAACGGGGACAACGACCTCGGGGGCGACGACTGGGACCACGCCATCATCGACTATCTGGCCGACGAGTTCGAGTCCGAACACGGCATCGACCTGCGCGACGACCGGCAGGCCCTCCAGCGCCTGACCGAGGCCGCCGAGGAAGCGAAGGTCGAACTCTCCTCGCGCAAGGAGACGCGAATCAACCTCCCGTTCATCGCGACGACGGACGACGGGCCGCTGGACCTCGAACAGAAACTCACGCGCGCGACGTTCGAATCTCTGACCGAGGACCTCATCGACCGCACCGTCGGACCGACGGAGCAGGCCCTCGCGGACGCGGGCTACGACGAGGGAGACATCGACGAGGTCATCCTCGTCGGCGGGTCGACCCGGATGCCGCAGGTCCAGGAGAAAGTCGAGGAGATGACCGGGCAAGCGCCGAAGAAGAACGTCAACCCCGACGAGGCCGTCGCGCTGGGCGCGGCGATTCAGGGCGGCGTCCTCTCCGGCGACGTGGACGACATCGTCCTGCTGGACGTGACGCCGCTCTCGCTGGGCGTCGAAGTCAAGGGCGGCCTGTTCGAGCGCCTCATCGAGAAGAACACGACGATTCCGACCGAGGAGTCGAAGATTTTCACCACGGCCCAAGACAACCAGACGCAGGTCCAGATTCGCGTCTTCCAGGGCGAGCGTGAAATCGCCGAGGAGAACGAACTGCTCGGCGCGTTCGCGCTGTCGGGCATCCCGCCCGCACCGGCCGGAACGCCGCAGATCGAGGTCTCGTTCAACATCGACGAGAACGGCATCGTCAACGTCGAAGCCGAGGACAAAGGCTCCGGCAACAAGGAGGACATCACCATCGAAGGCGGCGCTGGCCTCTCCGACGAGCAGATAGAGGAGATGCAGAACGAGGCCGAACAGCACGCCGAGGAAGACGAGGAGCGCCGCAAGCGCATCGAGGCCCGTAACGAGGCCGAGGCGGCCGTCCGCCGCGCCGAGACGCTCATCGAGGAGAACGAGGAGAACGTCGACGAAGACGTCATCGAGGACATCGAGGCCAAAATCGAGGACGTCGAGGAAGTGCTGGACGACGAAGACGCCGACACCGAGGACTACGAGGAAGTCACCGAGACGCTCTCGGAGTCCCTGCAGGAAATCGGCAAGCAGATGTACCAAGAGCAGGCCCAGCAGGCCGCTGGCGGTGCCGGTGGCGCGGGCGCTGGCGCGGCAGGTGCCGGTCCCGGCGGCATGGGCGGCGCTGGCCCCGGTGGGGCCGCTGGCGGTGCGGCCGGTCAGGGCGAGGAGTACGTCGACGCCGACTTCGAAGACGTTCAGGAAGACGACGACGACGAGTAA
- a CDS encoding nucleotide exchange factor GrpE translates to MTEQDASAADAAADAEDVDLEDAPDDVDADAIDLDDVTGAEDAPDDELVERVAESDPEDIARELAALRTRTDALESEVADLKAEADELEDKLKRKQAEFQNYKKRMDKRREEEKQRATEDLVTRVLDVRDNLERALDQDEDAEIRSGVESTLRQLDDVLAAENVEVIDPDPGEDVDPTQHQVLANVESDEDPGAIADVHRPGYEMAEKVLREAQVTVSEE, encoded by the coding sequence ATGACCGAGCAGGACGCAAGCGCAGCGGACGCGGCCGCCGACGCCGAGGACGTTGACCTCGAAGACGCCCCCGATGACGTCGACGCCGACGCCATCGACCTCGACGATGTGACGGGGGCCGAGGACGCGCCCGACGACGAGTTGGTCGAGCGAGTCGCCGAGTCCGACCCCGAGGACATCGCCCGGGAACTCGCGGCCCTGCGGACCCGTACCGATGCGCTGGAGAGCGAGGTGGCGGACCTCAAAGCCGAGGCCGACGAACTCGAAGACAAACTCAAGCGCAAGCAAGCGGAGTTCCAGAACTACAAGAAGCGGATGGACAAGCGCCGCGAAGAGGAGAAACAGCGCGCCACCGAGGACCTCGTCACCCGCGTTCTCGACGTTCGGGACAACCTGGAACGCGCGCTGGACCAAGACGAGGACGCCGAGATTCGCAGCGGCGTCGAGTCGACGCTCCGGCAACTCGACGACGTGCTGGCCGCCGAGAACGTCGAGGTCATCGACCCCGACCCGGGTGAGGACGTGGACCCGACCCAGCATCAGGTGTTGGCGAACGTCGAGAGCGACGAGGACCCCGGCGCTATCGCCGACGTGCACCGACCTGGCTACGAGATGGCCGAGAAGGTGCTGCGCGAGGCGCAAGTTACCGTTAGTGAGGAGTAG
- a CDS encoding DUF1328 family protein, which produces MTQSFAFVPLQFTGDFLWLALVFLVLAVVAGLVGFRGVAGVSMQLARILVLLFLVVMVVSLLL; this is translated from the coding sequence ATGACTCAGTCGTTCGCGTTCGTGCCGTTGCAGTTCACCGGCGACTTCCTCTGGCTCGCGCTGGTGTTTCTGGTGCTGGCCGTCGTCGCCGGTCTCGTCGGTTTCCGCGGCGTCGCTGGCGTGAGCATGCAACTCGCGCGGATACTCGTCCTCCTGTTTCTCGTCGTCATGGTGGTCAGCCTCCTGCTGTAG